The Bacillus alveayuensis genome contains a region encoding:
- a CDS encoding 3-oxoacyl-[acyl-carrier protein] reductase (product_source=KO:K00059; cath_funfam=3.40.50.720; cog=COG1028; ko=KO:K00059; pfam=PF13561; superfamily=51735), whose product MDLGIKGLSALVVASSQGLGKAIAEKLVEEGANVMLVSRNEEKLQAVQKELSSLNKGKVYYTKADISSKEDIEKVINQTIDKLGTIDLLVNNAGGPKAGTFEQMTDEDWQHAFELNLLSYIRFIRQALPYLKKNGGRIVNIASSSVKEPIQGLILSNTFRLGIVGLTKTLALEFAPYQILINTVAPGRIATDRVAQLDQINAEKQGVTVEQIQEKMKAAIPLGRYGNPDEFANYAVFLLSKLNTYVTGQTLLVDGGMVKSI is encoded by the coding sequence ATGGACTTAGGAATTAAAGGATTAAGTGCACTAGTTGTGGCTTCAAGTCAAGGGCTTGGTAAAGCCATAGCCGAAAAATTAGTGGAAGAAGGCGCAAATGTGATGCTTGTAAGCCGAAACGAAGAGAAGCTTCAAGCGGTCCAAAAAGAATTATCGTCACTGAATAAAGGAAAAGTATATTATACAAAAGCTGATATCTCGTCAAAGGAAGATATTGAGAAAGTGATTAACCAAACAATCGATAAGCTTGGAACCATTGATCTTCTTGTTAATAACGCAGGAGGTCCTAAAGCCGGAACTTTTGAGCAAATGACTGATGAGGATTGGCAACATGCTTTTGAGTTAAACCTATTAAGTTATATTCGCTTTATTCGGCAAGCACTTCCTTATTTAAAGAAAAATGGTGGACGAATTGTGAATATTGCTTCATCTTCTGTGAAAGAGCCGATTCAAGGGCTTATTTTGTCCAATACGTTTCGCCTAGGAATTGTTGGTTTAACGAAAACATTAGCATTAGAGTTTGCCCCGTATCAAATACTCATTAATACAGTTGCACCTGGCCGAATTGCAACCGACCGCGTTGCACAGCTAGATCAAATCAATGCAGAAAAGCAAGGTGTGACCGTTGAACAAATTCAAGAAAAAATGAAAGCAGCCATTCCACTTGGCCGCTATGGCAATCCTGATGAATTTGCTAACTATGCAGTCTTCTTACTTTCTAAATTAAATACATATGTAACAGGGCAAACATTGTTAGTAGATGGCGGGATGGTTAAATCCATATAA